In one window of Falco cherrug isolate bFalChe1 chromosome 12, bFalChe1.pri, whole genome shotgun sequence DNA:
- the GPSM2 gene encoding G-protein-signaling modulator 2 isoform X3 yields MSVISLCVSCGMSKTSRMEASCLELALEGERLCKAGDCRAGVSFFEAAVQVGTEDLKTLSAIYSQLGNAYFYLHEYAKALEYHHHDLTLARTIGDLLGEAKASGNLGNTLKVLGNFEEAIVCCQRHLDISRELNDKVGEARALYNLGNVYHSKGKNVASAGTHDPGELPDDVKNALQKAANYYEENLTIVTELGDRAAQGRAFGNLGNTHYLLGNFRSAVLAHEQRLLIAKEFGDRSAERRAYSNLGNAHIFLGEFETASEYYKRTLQLARQLKDRAVEAQACYSLGNTYTLLQDYEKAIDYHLKHLVIAQELNDKIGEGRACWSLGNAYTALGNHSQAMHFVERHLEVSREVGDRSGELTARLNLSDLQMVLGLSYSTNNSMMSESHAADNSMNGTRQRVGRRHSMENMELMKLTPEKVQNWNSEILAKQKPLAAKPSAKLHFVNRLKGKKYKKGTAPKVLQDASNSIDHRLPNSQRKSSRETVADEGFFDLLSRFQSNRMDDQRCCFQEKNRFSAASVAKSSTPPKTMRKSFSTYVVSPHTDEFLDLLASSQSRRLDDQRASFSNLPGLRLNQHDSQSVLGHLMASNNRELDDDFFDILIKCQGSRLDDQRCAPPSPVKGPTVPDEDFFSLILRSQAKRMDEQRVHLPSTIKGPNSS; encoded by the exons ATGTCTGTCATCTCGTTGTGCGTAAGTTGTGGAATGTCGAAGACCAGCAG GATGGAGGCTTCTTGCCTAGAGCTGGCTTTGGAAGGTGAGCGCCTGTGTAAAGCAGGAGATTGCCGAGCTGGTGTATCTTTCTTTGAAGCAGCCGTTCAGGTTGGAACTGAAGATTTAAAAACACTCAGTGCTATTTACAGCCAGTTAGGCAATGCCTATTTCTACTTGCATGAATATGCAAAGGCCTTGGAATACCATCACCATGATTTAACTCTTGCAAG GACAATCGGAGATCTACTGGGAGAAGCTAAAGCTAGTGGGAACCTAGGCAACACCTTAAAGGTACTTGGGAATTTTGAAGAAGCTATTGTTTGTTGTCAAAGACATCTGGATATTTCTAGAGAGCTTAATGATAAG gttggagaagCAAGAGCACTGTATAATCTGGGAAATGTATATCACTCTAAAGGGAAAAATGTAGCTAGTGCTGGGACTCACGATCCAGGGGAGCTTCCAGATGATgtaaaaaatgctttacaaaaagCTGCAAATTATTATGA GGAAAACCTGACAATAGTAACAGAGCTGGGTGATAGAGCAGCACAAGGTCGTGCCTTTGGAAATCTGGGAAACACACACTATCTTCTGGGCAACTTCAGGAGTGCAGTTTTAGCCCATGAACAG cGTCTGCTAATTGCAAAAGAATTTGGTGATAGATCGGCAGAAAGAAGAGCATACAGCAATCTTGGAAATGCGCACATATTCCTGGGTGAATTTGAAACTGCTTCTGAATACTACAA GCGGACATTACAGCTGGCTCGACAGCTTAAAGACAGAGCTGTGGAAGCACAGGCCTGCTACAGCCTTGGGAACACATACACTTTGCTTCAGGACTATGAAAAAGCAATTGATTATCATTTGAAACACCTTGTGATTGCTCAGGAGTTAAACGATAA aattGGTGAAGGAAGAGCATGCTGGAGTTTAGGGAACGCATATACTGCTCTGGGAAATCACAGCCAAGCTATGCATTTTGTAGAAAGGCACTTGGAGGTTTCAAGAGAG GTAGGAGATAGAAGTGGAGAACTCACTGCTAGACTTAATCTCTCAGATCTTCAAATGGTTCTTGGGTTAAGCTACAGCACAAACAACTCCATGATGTCAGAAAGCCATGCAGCAGATAACAGTATGAATG GTACCAGACAGAGAGTAGGACGCCGTCACAGTATGGAGAACATGGAACTCATGAAATTAACACCAGAAAAG GTTCAGAACTGGAACAGTGAGATTCTTGCTAAACAGAAACCACTGGCTGCCAAACCTTcagcaaaactgcattttgtaaATCGACTAAAAGgcaaaaagtacaaaaaaggCACCGCTCCCAAAGTTTTGCAGGATGCCAGTAATTCTATTGATCATCGACTTCCAAACTCTCAGAGG aaaagcagccgAGAGACAGTGGCAGATGAAGGGTTCTTTGATCTGCTGAGTCGATTCCAGAGTAACAGGATGGACGATCAGAGATGCTGCTTCCAGGAGAAGAACAGATTCTCAGCTGCTTCAGTGGCAAAATCCTCTACTCCACCTAAAACaatgagaaaat CCTTTTCTACTTATGTAGTCTCACCCCACACAGATGAATTTCTAGACCTACTTGCTAGCTCACAGAGTCGCCGGCTAGATGACCAGCGTGCTAGCTTTAGTAATCTGCCTGGACTTCGTCTTAATCAACATGACAGTCAGTCAGTCCTGGGTCACCTCATGGCAAGTAACAACAGAGAACTAGATGATGACTTCTTTGATATATTGATAAAATGCCAG GGTTCCAGACTAGATGATCAAAGATGTGCTCCTCCATCACCTGTGAAAGGACCAACTGTACCAGATGAGGATTTTTTCAGCCTGATTTTGCGATCGCAAGCTAAGAGAATGGATGAACAAAGGGTCCATCTACCCTCAACTATAAAGGGACCAAATTCTAGCTGA
- the GPSM2 gene encoding G-protein-signaling modulator 2 isoform X2: protein MVFATQEYLIITPPPPPTFCRMEASCLELALEGERLCKAGDCRAGVSFFEAAVQVGTEDLKTLSAIYSQLGNAYFYLHEYAKALEYHHHDLTLARTIGDLLGEAKASGNLGNTLKVLGNFEEAIVCCQRHLDISRELNDKVGEARALYNLGNVYHSKGKNVASAGTHDPGELPDDVKNALQKAANYYEENLTIVTELGDRAAQGRAFGNLGNTHYLLGNFRSAVLAHEQRLLIAKEFGDRSAERRAYSNLGNAHIFLGEFETASEYYKRTLQLARQLKDRAVEAQACYSLGNTYTLLQDYEKAIDYHLKHLVIAQELNDKIGEGRACWSLGNAYTALGNHSQAMHFVERHLEVSREVGDRSGELTARLNLSDLQMVLGLSYSTNNSMMSESHAADNSMNGTRQRVGRRHSMENMELMKLTPEKVQNWNSEILAKQKPLAAKPSAKLHFVNRLKGKKYKKGTAPKVLQDASNSIDHRLPNSQRKSSRETVADEGFFDLLSRFQSNRMDDQRCCFQEKNRFSAASVAKSSTPPKTMRKSFSTYVVSPHTDEFLDLLASSQSRRLDDQRASFSNLPGLRLNQHDSQSVLGHLMASNNRELDDDFFDILIKCQGSRLDDQRCAPPSPVKGPTVPDEDFFSLILRSQAKRMDEQRVHLPSTIKGPNSS, encoded by the exons ATGGTCTTTGCTACACAGGAATATTTGATTATtaccccccctcctcccccgaCATTTTGCAG GATGGAGGCTTCTTGCCTAGAGCTGGCTTTGGAAGGTGAGCGCCTGTGTAAAGCAGGAGATTGCCGAGCTGGTGTATCTTTCTTTGAAGCAGCCGTTCAGGTTGGAACTGAAGATTTAAAAACACTCAGTGCTATTTACAGCCAGTTAGGCAATGCCTATTTCTACTTGCATGAATATGCAAAGGCCTTGGAATACCATCACCATGATTTAACTCTTGCAAG GACAATCGGAGATCTACTGGGAGAAGCTAAAGCTAGTGGGAACCTAGGCAACACCTTAAAGGTACTTGGGAATTTTGAAGAAGCTATTGTTTGTTGTCAAAGACATCTGGATATTTCTAGAGAGCTTAATGATAAG gttggagaagCAAGAGCACTGTATAATCTGGGAAATGTATATCACTCTAAAGGGAAAAATGTAGCTAGTGCTGGGACTCACGATCCAGGGGAGCTTCCAGATGATgtaaaaaatgctttacaaaaagCTGCAAATTATTATGA GGAAAACCTGACAATAGTAACAGAGCTGGGTGATAGAGCAGCACAAGGTCGTGCCTTTGGAAATCTGGGAAACACACACTATCTTCTGGGCAACTTCAGGAGTGCAGTTTTAGCCCATGAACAG cGTCTGCTAATTGCAAAAGAATTTGGTGATAGATCGGCAGAAAGAAGAGCATACAGCAATCTTGGAAATGCGCACATATTCCTGGGTGAATTTGAAACTGCTTCTGAATACTACAA GCGGACATTACAGCTGGCTCGACAGCTTAAAGACAGAGCTGTGGAAGCACAGGCCTGCTACAGCCTTGGGAACACATACACTTTGCTTCAGGACTATGAAAAAGCAATTGATTATCATTTGAAACACCTTGTGATTGCTCAGGAGTTAAACGATAA aattGGTGAAGGAAGAGCATGCTGGAGTTTAGGGAACGCATATACTGCTCTGGGAAATCACAGCCAAGCTATGCATTTTGTAGAAAGGCACTTGGAGGTTTCAAGAGAG GTAGGAGATAGAAGTGGAGAACTCACTGCTAGACTTAATCTCTCAGATCTTCAAATGGTTCTTGGGTTAAGCTACAGCACAAACAACTCCATGATGTCAGAAAGCCATGCAGCAGATAACAGTATGAATG GTACCAGACAGAGAGTAGGACGCCGTCACAGTATGGAGAACATGGAACTCATGAAATTAACACCAGAAAAG GTTCAGAACTGGAACAGTGAGATTCTTGCTAAACAGAAACCACTGGCTGCCAAACCTTcagcaaaactgcattttgtaaATCGACTAAAAGgcaaaaagtacaaaaaaggCACCGCTCCCAAAGTTTTGCAGGATGCCAGTAATTCTATTGATCATCGACTTCCAAACTCTCAGAGG aaaagcagccgAGAGACAGTGGCAGATGAAGGGTTCTTTGATCTGCTGAGTCGATTCCAGAGTAACAGGATGGACGATCAGAGATGCTGCTTCCAGGAGAAGAACAGATTCTCAGCTGCTTCAGTGGCAAAATCCTCTACTCCACCTAAAACaatgagaaaat CCTTTTCTACTTATGTAGTCTCACCCCACACAGATGAATTTCTAGACCTACTTGCTAGCTCACAGAGTCGCCGGCTAGATGACCAGCGTGCTAGCTTTAGTAATCTGCCTGGACTTCGTCTTAATCAACATGACAGTCAGTCAGTCCTGGGTCACCTCATGGCAAGTAACAACAGAGAACTAGATGATGACTTCTTTGATATATTGATAAAATGCCAG GGTTCCAGACTAGATGATCAAAGATGTGCTCCTCCATCACCTGTGAAAGGACCAACTGTACCAGATGAGGATTTTTTCAGCCTGATTTTGCGATCGCAAGCTAAGAGAATGGATGAACAAAGGGTCCATCTACCCTCAACTATAAAGGGACCAAATTCTAGCTGA
- the GPSM2 gene encoding G-protein-signaling modulator 2 isoform X1, whose product MEESNALISMREDRSFHVRYRMEASCLELALEGERLCKAGDCRAGVSFFEAAVQVGTEDLKTLSAIYSQLGNAYFYLHEYAKALEYHHHDLTLARTIGDLLGEAKASGNLGNTLKVLGNFEEAIVCCQRHLDISRELNDKVGEARALYNLGNVYHSKGKNVASAGTHDPGELPDDVKNALQKAANYYEENLTIVTELGDRAAQGRAFGNLGNTHYLLGNFRSAVLAHEQRLLIAKEFGDRSAERRAYSNLGNAHIFLGEFETASEYYKRTLQLARQLKDRAVEAQACYSLGNTYTLLQDYEKAIDYHLKHLVIAQELNDKIGEGRACWSLGNAYTALGNHSQAMHFVERHLEVSREVGDRSGELTARLNLSDLQMVLGLSYSTNNSMMSESHAADNSMNGTRQRVGRRHSMENMELMKLTPEKVQNWNSEILAKQKPLAAKPSAKLHFVNRLKGKKYKKGTAPKVLQDASNSIDHRLPNSQRKSSRETVADEGFFDLLSRFQSNRMDDQRCCFQEKNRFSAASVAKSSTPPKTMRKSFSTYVVSPHTDEFLDLLASSQSRRLDDQRASFSNLPGLRLNQHDSQSVLGHLMASNNRELDDDFFDILIKCQGSRLDDQRCAPPSPVKGPTVPDEDFFSLILRSQAKRMDEQRVHLPSTIKGPNSS is encoded by the exons GATGGAGGCTTCTTGCCTAGAGCTGGCTTTGGAAGGTGAGCGCCTGTGTAAAGCAGGAGATTGCCGAGCTGGTGTATCTTTCTTTGAAGCAGCCGTTCAGGTTGGAACTGAAGATTTAAAAACACTCAGTGCTATTTACAGCCAGTTAGGCAATGCCTATTTCTACTTGCATGAATATGCAAAGGCCTTGGAATACCATCACCATGATTTAACTCTTGCAAG GACAATCGGAGATCTACTGGGAGAAGCTAAAGCTAGTGGGAACCTAGGCAACACCTTAAAGGTACTTGGGAATTTTGAAGAAGCTATTGTTTGTTGTCAAAGACATCTGGATATTTCTAGAGAGCTTAATGATAAG gttggagaagCAAGAGCACTGTATAATCTGGGAAATGTATATCACTCTAAAGGGAAAAATGTAGCTAGTGCTGGGACTCACGATCCAGGGGAGCTTCCAGATGATgtaaaaaatgctttacaaaaagCTGCAAATTATTATGA GGAAAACCTGACAATAGTAACAGAGCTGGGTGATAGAGCAGCACAAGGTCGTGCCTTTGGAAATCTGGGAAACACACACTATCTTCTGGGCAACTTCAGGAGTGCAGTTTTAGCCCATGAACAG cGTCTGCTAATTGCAAAAGAATTTGGTGATAGATCGGCAGAAAGAAGAGCATACAGCAATCTTGGAAATGCGCACATATTCCTGGGTGAATTTGAAACTGCTTCTGAATACTACAA GCGGACATTACAGCTGGCTCGACAGCTTAAAGACAGAGCTGTGGAAGCACAGGCCTGCTACAGCCTTGGGAACACATACACTTTGCTTCAGGACTATGAAAAAGCAATTGATTATCATTTGAAACACCTTGTGATTGCTCAGGAGTTAAACGATAA aattGGTGAAGGAAGAGCATGCTGGAGTTTAGGGAACGCATATACTGCTCTGGGAAATCACAGCCAAGCTATGCATTTTGTAGAAAGGCACTTGGAGGTTTCAAGAGAG GTAGGAGATAGAAGTGGAGAACTCACTGCTAGACTTAATCTCTCAGATCTTCAAATGGTTCTTGGGTTAAGCTACAGCACAAACAACTCCATGATGTCAGAAAGCCATGCAGCAGATAACAGTATGAATG GTACCAGACAGAGAGTAGGACGCCGTCACAGTATGGAGAACATGGAACTCATGAAATTAACACCAGAAAAG GTTCAGAACTGGAACAGTGAGATTCTTGCTAAACAGAAACCACTGGCTGCCAAACCTTcagcaaaactgcattttgtaaATCGACTAAAAGgcaaaaagtacaaaaaaggCACCGCTCCCAAAGTTTTGCAGGATGCCAGTAATTCTATTGATCATCGACTTCCAAACTCTCAGAGG aaaagcagccgAGAGACAGTGGCAGATGAAGGGTTCTTTGATCTGCTGAGTCGATTCCAGAGTAACAGGATGGACGATCAGAGATGCTGCTTCCAGGAGAAGAACAGATTCTCAGCTGCTTCAGTGGCAAAATCCTCTACTCCACCTAAAACaatgagaaaat CCTTTTCTACTTATGTAGTCTCACCCCACACAGATGAATTTCTAGACCTACTTGCTAGCTCACAGAGTCGCCGGCTAGATGACCAGCGTGCTAGCTTTAGTAATCTGCCTGGACTTCGTCTTAATCAACATGACAGTCAGTCAGTCCTGGGTCACCTCATGGCAAGTAACAACAGAGAACTAGATGATGACTTCTTTGATATATTGATAAAATGCCAG GGTTCCAGACTAGATGATCAAAGATGTGCTCCTCCATCACCTGTGAAAGGACCAACTGTACCAGATGAGGATTTTTTCAGCCTGATTTTGCGATCGCAAGCTAAGAGAATGGATGAACAAAGGGTCCATCTACCCTCAACTATAAAGGGACCAAATTCTAGCTGA
- the GPSM2 gene encoding G-protein-signaling modulator 2 isoform X4 produces MEESNALISMREDRSFHVRYRMEASCLELALEGERLCKAGDCRAGVSFFEAAVQVGTEDLKTLSAIYSQLGNAYFYLHEYAKALEYHHHDLTLARTIGDLLGEAKASGNLGNTLKVLGNFEEAIVCCQRHLDISRELNDKVGEARALYNLGNVYHSKGKNVASAGTHDPGELPDDVKNALQKAANYYEENLTIVTELGDRAAQGRAFGNLGNTHYLLGNFRSAVLAHEQRLLIAKEFGDRSAERRAYSNLGNAHIFLGEFETASEYYKRTLQLARQLKDRAVEAQACYSLGNTYTLLQDYEKAIDYHLKHLVIAQELNDKIGEGRACWSLGNAYTALGNHSQAMHFVERHLEVSREVGDRSGELTARLNLSDLQMVLGLSYSTNNSMMSESHAADNSMNGTRQRVGRRHSMENMELMKLTPEKKSSRETVADEGFFDLLSRFQSNRMDDQRCCFQEKNRFSAASVAKSSTPPKTMRKSFSTYVVSPHTDEFLDLLASSQSRRLDDQRASFSNLPGLRLNQHDSQSVLGHLMASNNRELDDDFFDILIKCQGSRLDDQRCAPPSPVKGPTVPDEDFFSLILRSQAKRMDEQRVHLPSTIKGPNSS; encoded by the exons GATGGAGGCTTCTTGCCTAGAGCTGGCTTTGGAAGGTGAGCGCCTGTGTAAAGCAGGAGATTGCCGAGCTGGTGTATCTTTCTTTGAAGCAGCCGTTCAGGTTGGAACTGAAGATTTAAAAACACTCAGTGCTATTTACAGCCAGTTAGGCAATGCCTATTTCTACTTGCATGAATATGCAAAGGCCTTGGAATACCATCACCATGATTTAACTCTTGCAAG GACAATCGGAGATCTACTGGGAGAAGCTAAAGCTAGTGGGAACCTAGGCAACACCTTAAAGGTACTTGGGAATTTTGAAGAAGCTATTGTTTGTTGTCAAAGACATCTGGATATTTCTAGAGAGCTTAATGATAAG gttggagaagCAAGAGCACTGTATAATCTGGGAAATGTATATCACTCTAAAGGGAAAAATGTAGCTAGTGCTGGGACTCACGATCCAGGGGAGCTTCCAGATGATgtaaaaaatgctttacaaaaagCTGCAAATTATTATGA GGAAAACCTGACAATAGTAACAGAGCTGGGTGATAGAGCAGCACAAGGTCGTGCCTTTGGAAATCTGGGAAACACACACTATCTTCTGGGCAACTTCAGGAGTGCAGTTTTAGCCCATGAACAG cGTCTGCTAATTGCAAAAGAATTTGGTGATAGATCGGCAGAAAGAAGAGCATACAGCAATCTTGGAAATGCGCACATATTCCTGGGTGAATTTGAAACTGCTTCTGAATACTACAA GCGGACATTACAGCTGGCTCGACAGCTTAAAGACAGAGCTGTGGAAGCACAGGCCTGCTACAGCCTTGGGAACACATACACTTTGCTTCAGGACTATGAAAAAGCAATTGATTATCATTTGAAACACCTTGTGATTGCTCAGGAGTTAAACGATAA aattGGTGAAGGAAGAGCATGCTGGAGTTTAGGGAACGCATATACTGCTCTGGGAAATCACAGCCAAGCTATGCATTTTGTAGAAAGGCACTTGGAGGTTTCAAGAGAG GTAGGAGATAGAAGTGGAGAACTCACTGCTAGACTTAATCTCTCAGATCTTCAAATGGTTCTTGGGTTAAGCTACAGCACAAACAACTCCATGATGTCAGAAAGCCATGCAGCAGATAACAGTATGAATG GTACCAGACAGAGAGTAGGACGCCGTCACAGTATGGAGAACATGGAACTCATGAAATTAACACCAGAAAAG aaaagcagccgAGAGACAGTGGCAGATGAAGGGTTCTTTGATCTGCTGAGTCGATTCCAGAGTAACAGGATGGACGATCAGAGATGCTGCTTCCAGGAGAAGAACAGATTCTCAGCTGCTTCAGTGGCAAAATCCTCTACTCCACCTAAAACaatgagaaaat CCTTTTCTACTTATGTAGTCTCACCCCACACAGATGAATTTCTAGACCTACTTGCTAGCTCACAGAGTCGCCGGCTAGATGACCAGCGTGCTAGCTTTAGTAATCTGCCTGGACTTCGTCTTAATCAACATGACAGTCAGTCAGTCCTGGGTCACCTCATGGCAAGTAACAACAGAGAACTAGATGATGACTTCTTTGATATATTGATAAAATGCCAG GGTTCCAGACTAGATGATCAAAGATGTGCTCCTCCATCACCTGTGAAAGGACCAACTGTACCAGATGAGGATTTTTTCAGCCTGATTTTGCGATCGCAAGCTAAGAGAATGGATGAACAAAGGGTCCATCTACCCTCAACTATAAAGGGACCAAATTCTAGCTGA
- the CLCC1 gene encoding chloride channel CLIC-like protein 1 isoform X2: protein MWLPLVLCAAVLLGSGKVQDDEWIDPTDMLNYDAASGTMRRPYKANYHDSQDNAVDTVSTEILPSCARELDSLQQKIADCEKRNAKLRESRSFYIFKRYLNKILNEAGKLGLPEENVGHVHYDAEIILTKQTYLEILRFLNEETWQSGAVDDALSDILVNFKHHDYEAWHWRFEDSFGIDLYTMFLILLCLVCIVIVIATELWTPIHWFFQVKRLLLVSLPISFAWNWLYLYKLAFAQHQAEIAKMGKFDNICAEKLDWGESLIEWLRSKWTFQDDPCQKYYETLLVNPVLLVPPTKAFTVTFTNFVTEPLKHIGQGIGEFIKALMKEIPFILQVPVLIMMALSVVAFCYGAGSSVSMLRYLTSFQKKSLPSPDSQQEKIDFGQYDGSKSDGCYLQKPPCICRGPYNRGAAPNRLHSESEVCRLETITAENLTEGHALEQQKQETGKAERETGENCDPNKNLEGKSSAMEPCEAKKKQFL from the exons ATGTGGTTGCCTTTGGTGTTGTGTGCAGCTGTTCTACTAGGGAGCGGTAAAGTTCAAGACGATGAGTGGATCGACCCCACAGATATGCTCAATTACGATGCAGCATCGGGAACAATGAGAAGACCTTACAAG GCAAACTATCATGACTCTCAGGATAATGCTGTGGATACAGTCAGTACTGAAATCTTGCCGAGCTGTGCCAGGGAATTAGATTCCTTGCAACAGAAG ATTGCAGATTGTGAGAAGAGGAATGCAAAATTACGTGAAAGCCgtagcttttatatttttaagcgATACTTGAATAAGATTTTAAATGAAGCTGGAAAACTAGGCCTT CCTGAAGAAAATGTGGGCCATGTCCATTATGATGCTGAGATCATCCTTACAAAACAGACATATTTGGAGATCCTCAGGTTTCTCAATGAGGAGACTTGGCAGTCAGGTGCTGTGGATGATGCACTTAGTGATATTTTGGTCAATTTTAAGCACCATGATTATGAAGCTTGGCACTGGAGATTTGAAGACAGTTTTGGAATTGATCTGTATACTATGTTTCTg ATACTCTTGTGCTTAGTGTGCATTGTAATTGTAATAGCTACAGAGCTCTGGACACCTATTCATTGGTTTTTTCAAGTAAAACGACTTTTATTAGTAAGTTTACCCATCAGTTTTGCATGGAATTGGCTTTACTTGTATAAG CTGGCCTTTGCGCAGCATCAAGCAGAAATTGCGAAAATGGGGAAGTTTGATAATATCTGTGCTGAGAAGTTGGACTGGGGGGAAAGTCTTATTg AATGGCTCAGAAGTAAATGGACTTTTCAGGATGATCCCTGTCAAAAGTACTATGAAACTCTGCTAGTAAATCCTGTTTTGCTGGTTCCACCGACAAAG gCATTCACAGTTACTTTCACCAACTTTGTAACTGAGCCTCTAAAGCACATAGGACAAGGTATTGGTGAATTCATCAAAGCACTTATGAAGGAGATACCATTTATTCTGCAGGTTCCAGTGCTAATTATGATGGCTTTGTCTGTTGTG GCTTTCTGCTATGGTGCAGGATCATCAGTGTCTATGTTAAGATACTTAACATCTTTTCAGAAGAAGAGCCTTCCTTCACCTGACAGTCAACAGGAGAAAATAGACTTTGGGCAATACGATGGGAGTAAATCAGATGGCTGTTATTTGCAGAAGCCTCCTTGCATTTGCAGAGGACCTTATAACAGAGGAGCTGCTCCT aaCAGGTTGCACTCTGAGTCTGAAGTTTGTAGACTAGAAACTATCACAGCTGAAAACCTTACTGAAGGACATGCACttgagcagcagaaacaggagaCAGGCAAAGCAGAGCGAGAGACTGGAGAAAACTGTGATCCTAATAAAAACCTAGAAGGGAAAAGTTCTGCAATGGAACCAtgtgaagcaaagaaaaagcagttcctGTGA
- the CLCC1 gene encoding chloride channel CLIC-like protein 1 isoform X1, translated as MWLPLVLCAAVLLGSGKVQDDEWIDPTDMLNYDAASGTMRRPYKANYHDSQDNAVDTVSTEILPSCARELDSLQQKIADCEKRNAKLRESRSFYIFKRYLNKILNEAGKLGLPEENVGHVHYDAEIILTKQTYLEILRFLNEETWQSGAVDDALSDILVNFKHHDYEAWHWRFEDSFGIDLYTMFLILLCLVCIVIVIATELWTPIHWFFQVKRLLLVSLPISFAWNWLYLYKLAFAQHQAEIAKMGKFDNICAEKLDWGESLIEWLRSKWTFQDDPCQKYYETLLVNPVLLVPPTKAFTVTFTNFVTEPLKHIGQGIGEFIKALMKEIPFILQVPVLIMMALSVVAFCYGAGSSVSMLRYLTSFQKKSLPSPDSQQEKIDFGQYDGSKSDGCYLQKPPCICRGPYNRGAAPVRAGNGSRSPDVVHTGNEPDKQVEESHKPEPGNRLHSESEVCRLETITAENLTEGHALEQQKQETGKAERETGENCDPNKNLEGKSSAMEPCEAKKKQFL; from the exons ATGTGGTTGCCTTTGGTGTTGTGTGCAGCTGTTCTACTAGGGAGCGGTAAAGTTCAAGACGATGAGTGGATCGACCCCACAGATATGCTCAATTACGATGCAGCATCGGGAACAATGAGAAGACCTTACAAG GCAAACTATCATGACTCTCAGGATAATGCTGTGGATACAGTCAGTACTGAAATCTTGCCGAGCTGTGCCAGGGAATTAGATTCCTTGCAACAGAAG ATTGCAGATTGTGAGAAGAGGAATGCAAAATTACGTGAAAGCCgtagcttttatatttttaagcgATACTTGAATAAGATTTTAAATGAAGCTGGAAAACTAGGCCTT CCTGAAGAAAATGTGGGCCATGTCCATTATGATGCTGAGATCATCCTTACAAAACAGACATATTTGGAGATCCTCAGGTTTCTCAATGAGGAGACTTGGCAGTCAGGTGCTGTGGATGATGCACTTAGTGATATTTTGGTCAATTTTAAGCACCATGATTATGAAGCTTGGCACTGGAGATTTGAAGACAGTTTTGGAATTGATCTGTATACTATGTTTCTg ATACTCTTGTGCTTAGTGTGCATTGTAATTGTAATAGCTACAGAGCTCTGGACACCTATTCATTGGTTTTTTCAAGTAAAACGACTTTTATTAGTAAGTTTACCCATCAGTTTTGCATGGAATTGGCTTTACTTGTATAAG CTGGCCTTTGCGCAGCATCAAGCAGAAATTGCGAAAATGGGGAAGTTTGATAATATCTGTGCTGAGAAGTTGGACTGGGGGGAAAGTCTTATTg AATGGCTCAGAAGTAAATGGACTTTTCAGGATGATCCCTGTCAAAAGTACTATGAAACTCTGCTAGTAAATCCTGTTTTGCTGGTTCCACCGACAAAG gCATTCACAGTTACTTTCACCAACTTTGTAACTGAGCCTCTAAAGCACATAGGACAAGGTATTGGTGAATTCATCAAAGCACTTATGAAGGAGATACCATTTATTCTGCAGGTTCCAGTGCTAATTATGATGGCTTTGTCTGTTGTG GCTTTCTGCTATGGTGCAGGATCATCAGTGTCTATGTTAAGATACTTAACATCTTTTCAGAAGAAGAGCCTTCCTTCACCTGACAGTCAACAGGAGAAAATAGACTTTGGGCAATACGATGGGAGTAAATCAGATGGCTGTTATTTGCAGAAGCCTCCTTGCATTTGCAGAGGACCTTATAACAGAGGAGCTGCTCCTGTAAGAGCAGGAAATGGCAGCAGAAGTCCTGATGTTGTGCATACAGGCAATGAGCCAGACAAGCAAGTAGAAGAGTCTCACAAACCAGAACCTGGT aaCAGGTTGCACTCTGAGTCTGAAGTTTGTAGACTAGAAACTATCACAGCTGAAAACCTTACTGAAGGACATGCACttgagcagcagaaacaggagaCAGGCAAAGCAGAGCGAGAGACTGGAGAAAACTGTGATCCTAATAAAAACCTAGAAGGGAAAAGTTCTGCAATGGAACCAtgtgaagcaaagaaaaagcagttcctGTGA